A single window of Ovis aries strain OAR_USU_Benz2616 breed Rambouillet chromosome 24, ARS-UI_Ramb_v3.0, whole genome shotgun sequence DNA harbors:
- the MICALL2 gene encoding MICAL-like protein 2 isoform X3, whose translation MAAIKALQQWCRQQCEGYRDVSITDMTTSFRDGLAFCAILHRHRPDLINFDALRKENIYENNKLAFRVAEEQLGIPALLDAEDMVALKVPDRLSILTYVSQYYNYFQRGAPAERTAGVKRPQSDASEEPSGKKAPSQLTPSPARGQPLSPASTNRTVQRSDGGTEGPPQKAGQAAGGSLSSSCGVCGQHVHLMQRHLADGRLYHRGCFRCKQCPSTLYSGACRATGEPGVFVCSSHHPETTSASPTLPSPASKRPGAMSGDSETPGGLRKTREVSGQRDAGPKARPPGWDPTAGSASARGSAPASADPPAPVSSRVPVRSPAAPRLMAGPAAGEAGTHVTSSSLTVWPSPAGRPRPTGTPCAPDPCPATPQGWATPRVTAPQTKLSSRPASPVPGSTPAWTPSSSKTQQARERFFQTPGAAPSPGPPAADAPSMDGRREQALSFLRKALPELGAPSRAPTAATPAPSSRPRSGGPGASPPARAPQPASPQTLSSPTRTGPPPAPGVGSASWPSQEAKKGPAASSGAVGAGAGSRLKPEAPLAKGPGASPQGSPEDQPAGWRARLKPVEKSPADRVPEPKEPQVLGEPRAGDAAGKASGSSKGGIRITLTSVRVDRTPGTANPGASLPGAAASASASPLRKLAVPASLDVSGDWLQLEPSRKEGPARSQKEEEKGPPQGKPGRPPGPAGVAALPAKSATSPVTLHPDYMPPEIQRQVQDIERQLDALELRGVELEKRLRAAEGDDSEDALMVDWFRLVHEKQLLLRLESELMYKARDQRLEEQQLDLEGELRQLMAKPEGLKSPQDRQREQDLLDQYVDTVNNRSDIIDFLDEDRLREQEEDEVLRSMIQKLDLQRSGEEQRKKPRFRLSSIWSPKSRSRTPE comes from the exons ATGGCGGCCATCAAGGCTCTGCAGCAGTGGTGCCGGCAGCAGTGCGAGGGCTACCGAGACGTGAGCATCACCGACATGACCACGTCGTTCCGCGACGGCCTGGCCTTCTGCGCCATCCTGCACCGCCACCGGCCGGACCTCAT AAACTTCGATGCTCTCAGGAAGGAAAACATTTACGAGAACAACAAGCTG GCCTTCCGCGTGGCGGAGGAGCAGCTGGGCATCCCGGCCCTGCTGGACGCCGAGGACATGGTGGCTCTGAAGGTCCCCGACCGGCTGAGCATCCTGACCTACGTGTCCCAGTACTACAACTACTTCCAGAGGGGCGCCCCCG CTGAGCGCACGGCCGGTGTCAAAAGGCCGCAGTCCGATGCCAGTGAGGAGCCGTCTGGAAAGAAGGCCCCGTCCCAACTCACACCCAGCCCGGCCCGGGGACAGCCACTGTCTCCAGCCAGCACAAACCGCACGGTCCAGCGGAGCGATGGGGGCACGGAGGGTCCCCCGCAGAAGGCT GGCCAGGCCGCGGGGGGCTCCCTCAGCAGCAGCTGCGGCGTCTGTGGGCAGCACGTGCACCTCATGCAGCGCCACCTGGCGGACGGGAGGCTGTACCACCGCGGCTGCTTCAG GTGTAAGCAGTGCCCCAGCACGCTGTACTCGGGGgcctgcagggccacaggagaGCCCGGCGTCTTCGTCTGCTCCAGCCACCACCCCGAAACCACCTCTGCCAGCCCCACGTTGCCCAGCCCGGCCTCCAAGCGGCCTGGGGCCATGTCCGGGGACTCGGAGACCCCTGGAGGCCTGAGGAAGACGCGGGAGGTGAGCGGACAGAGAGACGCGGGGCCAAAGGCCAGGCCGCCCGGCTGGGACCCCACGGCAGGCAGCGCGTCTGCCAGAGGTTCCGCTCCAGCTTCAGCCGACCCGCCAGCCCCCGTTTCATCCCGAGTCCCCGTGAGGAGCCCAGCTGCGCCCAGGCTCATGGCGGGCCCCGCAGCGGGTGAAGCCGGAACTCATGTGACCAGCAGCTCCCTGACGGTATGGCCGTCGCCAGCAGGCAGACCCCGGCCCACCGGGACCCCGTGTGCCCCGGACCCTTGCCCAGCCACACCGCAAGGCTGGGCCACACCCCGAGTCACAGCCCCCCAGACCAAACTCAGTTCTAGGCCGGCATCTCCAGTGCCAGGAAGCACCCCGGCCTGGACCCCGTCATCCTCTAAGACCCAGCAGGCTCGGGAGCGGTTCTTCCAGACCCCCGGagctgcccccagccctggcccgCCCGCTGCAGATGCGCCCTCCATGGACGGCCGCAGGGAGCAGGCGCTGAGCTTCCTCCGCAAGGCCCTCCCAGAGCTCGGGGCGCCCAGCAG GGCCCCCACCGCCGCCACCCCTGCTCCCAGCTCCCGTCCCAGATCTGGGGGGCCCGGAGCCAGTCCGCCAGCCAGGGCACCACAGCCGGCGTCCCCACAGACCCTCAGCTCCCCTACGAGGACGGGGCCTCCCCCGGCCCCGGGTGTGGGCAGCGCCTCATGGCCATCCCAGGAGGCCAAGAAGGGCCCAGCTGCCTCCTCAGGGGCCGTCGGGGCCGGTGCTGGCTCCAGGCTGAAGCCAGAGGCCCCGCTGGCCAAGG GCCCGGGCGCCAGCCCCCAGGGTAGCCCGGAGGACCAGCCGGCAGGGTGGAGGGCCCGCCTGAAGCCCGTGGAGAAGAGCCCTGCAGACAG GGTCCCGGAGCCAAAGGAACCTCAGGTCCTGGGAGAGCCGAGGGCAGGTGATGCAGCTGGGAAGGCGTCCGGGAGCTCCAAGGGGGGCATCCGGATCACGCTGACCTCTGTGCGGGTGGACAGGACGCCGGGCACGGCCAACCCCGGGGCCAGCCTCCCAG GGGCAGCCGCGTCTGCGTCCGCATCCCCTCTCAGGAAGCTGGCCGTCCCAGCCAGCCTGGATGTTTCTGGCGACTGGCTGCAGCTTGAACCGTCGAGGAAGGAAGGCCCTGCCCGGagccagaaggaggaggagaaaggtcCTCCGCAAGGCAAACCAG GGAGGCCGCCAGGCCCCGCCGGTGTAGCCGCTCTGCCTGCCAAGTCGGCAACCTCCCCAGTCACG CTACACCCCGACTACATGCCGCCCGAGATCCAGCGGCAAGTGCAGGACATTGAGAGGCAGCTGGACGCCCTGGAGCTCCGGGGCGTGGAGCTGGAGAAGCGGCTGCGAGCGGCCGAGGGGG ATGACTCGGAGGATGCCCTCATGGTGGACTGGTTCCGGCTCGTCCACGAGAAGCAGCTGCTGTTGAGGCTGGAGTCGGAACTGATGTACAA GGCCAGGGACCAGCGCCTGGAGGAGCAGCAGCTGGACCTCGAGGGGGAGCTGCGCCAGCTGATGGCCAAGCCGG AGGGTCTGAAGTCCCCCCAGGACCGGCAGCGGGAGCAGGATCTGCTGGACCAGTACGTGGACACGGTCAACAACCGCAGCGACATCATTGACTTCCTGGATGAGGACCGGCTTAG
- the MICALL2 gene encoding MICAL-like protein 2 isoform X2 yields MSKVPRAGAWAGQMEAREVCPQKMPSGKAGCFKVLPRSRGWSQRGVEQVFQGARRWERPEAAPPTASAALGSADLETKAQGGGILAWDRAEPGNFDALRKENIYENNKLAFRVAEEQLGIPALLDAEDMVALKVPDRLSILTYVSQYYNYFQRGAPAERTAGVKRPQSDASEEPSGKKAPSQLTPSPARGQPLSPASTNRTVQRSDGGTEGPPQKAGQAAGGSLSSSCGVCGQHVHLMQRHLADGRLYHRGCFRCKQCPSTLYSGACRATGEPGVFVCSSHHPETTSASPTLPSPASKRPGAMSGDSETPGGLRKTREVSGQRDAGPKARPPGWDPTAGSASARGSAPASADPPAPVSSRVPVRSPAAPRLMAGPAAGEAGTHVTSSSLTVWPSPAGRPRPTGTPCAPDPCPATPQGWATPRVTAPQTKLSSRPASPVPGSTPAWTPSSSKTQQARERFFQTPGAAPSPGPPAADAPSMDGRREQALSFLRKALPELGAPSRAPTAATPAPSSRPRSGGPGASPPARAPQPASPQTLSSPTRTGPPPAPGVGSASWPSQEAKKGPAASSGAVGAGAGSRLKPEAPLAKGPGASPQGSPEDQPAGWRARLKPVEKSPADRVPEPKEPQVLGEPRAGDAAGKASGSSKGGIRITLTSVRVDRTPGTANPGASLPGAAASASASPLRKLAVPASLDVSGDWLQLEPSRKEGPARSQKEEEKGPPQGKPGRPPGPAGVAALPAKSATSPVTLHPDYMPPEIQRQVQDIERQLDALELRGVELEKRLRAAEGDDSEDALMVDWFRLVHEKQLLLRLESELMYKARDQRLEEQQLDLEGELRQLMAKPEGLKSPQDRQREQDLLDQYVDTVNNRSDIIDFLDEDRLRRRTRCCGA; encoded by the exons ATGAGTAAAGTTCCCCGGGCGGGTGCCTGGGCTGGTCAGATGGAGGCTCGGGAAGTGTGTCCTCAGAAGATGCCTTCAGGGAAAGCAGGGTGTTTCAAAGTTCTCCCAAGAAGTCGTGGGTGGAGCCAGAGAGGGGTGGAGCAGGTTTTCCAGGGAGCCCGCAGATGGGAGAGGCCCGAGGCTGCACCTCCTACAGCAAGTGCTGCCCTCGGGTCTGCAGACCTGGAGACCAAGGCCCAGGGAGGAGGCATCCTTGCTTGGGACAGAGCAGAACCAGG AAACTTCGATGCTCTCAGGAAGGAAAACATTTACGAGAACAACAAGCTG GCCTTCCGCGTGGCGGAGGAGCAGCTGGGCATCCCGGCCCTGCTGGACGCCGAGGACATGGTGGCTCTGAAGGTCCCCGACCGGCTGAGCATCCTGACCTACGTGTCCCAGTACTACAACTACTTCCAGAGGGGCGCCCCCG CTGAGCGCACGGCCGGTGTCAAAAGGCCGCAGTCCGATGCCAGTGAGGAGCCGTCTGGAAAGAAGGCCCCGTCCCAACTCACACCCAGCCCGGCCCGGGGACAGCCACTGTCTCCAGCCAGCACAAACCGCACGGTCCAGCGGAGCGATGGGGGCACGGAGGGTCCCCCGCAGAAGGCT GGCCAGGCCGCGGGGGGCTCCCTCAGCAGCAGCTGCGGCGTCTGTGGGCAGCACGTGCACCTCATGCAGCGCCACCTGGCGGACGGGAGGCTGTACCACCGCGGCTGCTTCAG GTGTAAGCAGTGCCCCAGCACGCTGTACTCGGGGgcctgcagggccacaggagaGCCCGGCGTCTTCGTCTGCTCCAGCCACCACCCCGAAACCACCTCTGCCAGCCCCACGTTGCCCAGCCCGGCCTCCAAGCGGCCTGGGGCCATGTCCGGGGACTCGGAGACCCCTGGAGGCCTGAGGAAGACGCGGGAGGTGAGCGGACAGAGAGACGCGGGGCCAAAGGCCAGGCCGCCCGGCTGGGACCCCACGGCAGGCAGCGCGTCTGCCAGAGGTTCCGCTCCAGCTTCAGCCGACCCGCCAGCCCCCGTTTCATCCCGAGTCCCCGTGAGGAGCCCAGCTGCGCCCAGGCTCATGGCGGGCCCCGCAGCGGGTGAAGCCGGAACTCATGTGACCAGCAGCTCCCTGACGGTATGGCCGTCGCCAGCAGGCAGACCCCGGCCCACCGGGACCCCGTGTGCCCCGGACCCTTGCCCAGCCACACCGCAAGGCTGGGCCACACCCCGAGTCACAGCCCCCCAGACCAAACTCAGTTCTAGGCCGGCATCTCCAGTGCCAGGAAGCACCCCGGCCTGGACCCCGTCATCCTCTAAGACCCAGCAGGCTCGGGAGCGGTTCTTCCAGACCCCCGGagctgcccccagccctggcccgCCCGCTGCAGATGCGCCCTCCATGGACGGCCGCAGGGAGCAGGCGCTGAGCTTCCTCCGCAAGGCCCTCCCAGAGCTCGGGGCGCCCAGCAG GGCCCCCACCGCCGCCACCCCTGCTCCCAGCTCCCGTCCCAGATCTGGGGGGCCCGGAGCCAGTCCGCCAGCCAGGGCACCACAGCCGGCGTCCCCACAGACCCTCAGCTCCCCTACGAGGACGGGGCCTCCCCCGGCCCCGGGTGTGGGCAGCGCCTCATGGCCATCCCAGGAGGCCAAGAAGGGCCCAGCTGCCTCCTCAGGGGCCGTCGGGGCCGGTGCTGGCTCCAGGCTGAAGCCAGAGGCCCCGCTGGCCAAGG GCCCGGGCGCCAGCCCCCAGGGTAGCCCGGAGGACCAGCCGGCAGGGTGGAGGGCCCGCCTGAAGCCCGTGGAGAAGAGCCCTGCAGACAG GGTCCCGGAGCCAAAGGAACCTCAGGTCCTGGGAGAGCCGAGGGCAGGTGATGCAGCTGGGAAGGCGTCCGGGAGCTCCAAGGGGGGCATCCGGATCACGCTGACCTCTGTGCGGGTGGACAGGACGCCGGGCACGGCCAACCCCGGGGCCAGCCTCCCAG GGGCAGCCGCGTCTGCGTCCGCATCCCCTCTCAGGAAGCTGGCCGTCCCAGCCAGCCTGGATGTTTCTGGCGACTGGCTGCAGCTTGAACCGTCGAGGAAGGAAGGCCCTGCCCGGagccagaaggaggaggagaaaggtcCTCCGCAAGGCAAACCAG GGAGGCCGCCAGGCCCCGCCGGTGTAGCCGCTCTGCCTGCCAAGTCGGCAACCTCCCCAGTCACG CTACACCCCGACTACATGCCGCCCGAGATCCAGCGGCAAGTGCAGGACATTGAGAGGCAGCTGGACGCCCTGGAGCTCCGGGGCGTGGAGCTGGAGAAGCGGCTGCGAGCGGCCGAGGGGG ATGACTCGGAGGATGCCCTCATGGTGGACTGGTTCCGGCTCGTCCACGAGAAGCAGCTGCTGTTGAGGCTGGAGTCGGAACTGATGTACAA GGCCAGGGACCAGCGCCTGGAGGAGCAGCAGCTGGACCTCGAGGGGGAGCTGCGCCAGCTGATGGCCAAGCCGG AGGGTCTGAAGTCCCCCCAGGACCGGCAGCGGGAGCAGGATCTGCTGGACCAGTACGTGGACACGGTCAACAACCGCAGCGACATCATTGACTTCCTGGATGAGGACCGGCTTAG
- the MICALL2 gene encoding MICAL-like protein 2 isoform X1: MSKVPRAGAWAGQMEAREVCPQKMPSGKAGCFKVLPRSRGWSQRGVEQVFQGARRWERPEAAPPTASAALGSADLETKAQGGGILAWDRAEPGNFDALRKENIYENNKLAFRVAEEQLGIPALLDAEDMVALKVPDRLSILTYVSQYYNYFQRGAPAERTAGVKRPQSDASEEPSGKKAPSQLTPSPARGQPLSPASTNRTVQRSDGGTEGPPQKAGQAAGGSLSSSCGVCGQHVHLMQRHLADGRLYHRGCFRCKQCPSTLYSGACRATGEPGVFVCSSHHPETTSASPTLPSPASKRPGAMSGDSETPGGLRKTREVSGQRDAGPKARPPGWDPTAGSASARGSAPASADPPAPVSSRVPVRSPAAPRLMAGPAAGEAGTHVTSSSLTVWPSPAGRPRPTGTPCAPDPCPATPQGWATPRVTAPQTKLSSRPASPVPGSTPAWTPSSSKTQQARERFFQTPGAAPSPGPPAADAPSMDGRREQALSFLRKALPELGAPSRAPTAATPAPSSRPRSGGPGASPPARAPQPASPQTLSSPTRTGPPPAPGVGSASWPSQEAKKGPAASSGAVGAGAGSRLKPEAPLAKGPGASPQGSPEDQPAGWRARLKPVEKSPADRVPEPKEPQVLGEPRAGDAAGKASGSSKGGIRITLTSVRVDRTPGTANPGASLPGAAASASASPLRKLAVPASLDVSGDWLQLEPSRKEGPARSQKEEEKGPPQGKPGRPPGPAGVAALPAKSATSPVTLHPDYMPPEIQRQVQDIERQLDALELRGVELEKRLRAAEGDDSEDALMVDWFRLVHEKQLLLRLESELMYKARDQRLEEQQLDLEGELRQLMAKPEGLKSPQDRQREQDLLDQYVDTVNNRSDIIDFLDEDRLREQEEDEVLRSMIQKLDLQRSGEEQRKKPRFRLSSIWSPKSRSRTPE; the protein is encoded by the exons ATGAGTAAAGTTCCCCGGGCGGGTGCCTGGGCTGGTCAGATGGAGGCTCGGGAAGTGTGTCCTCAGAAGATGCCTTCAGGGAAAGCAGGGTGTTTCAAAGTTCTCCCAAGAAGTCGTGGGTGGAGCCAGAGAGGGGTGGAGCAGGTTTTCCAGGGAGCCCGCAGATGGGAGAGGCCCGAGGCTGCACCTCCTACAGCAAGTGCTGCCCTCGGGTCTGCAGACCTGGAGACCAAGGCCCAGGGAGGAGGCATCCTTGCTTGGGACAGAGCAGAACCAGG AAACTTCGATGCTCTCAGGAAGGAAAACATTTACGAGAACAACAAGCTG GCCTTCCGCGTGGCGGAGGAGCAGCTGGGCATCCCGGCCCTGCTGGACGCCGAGGACATGGTGGCTCTGAAGGTCCCCGACCGGCTGAGCATCCTGACCTACGTGTCCCAGTACTACAACTACTTCCAGAGGGGCGCCCCCG CTGAGCGCACGGCCGGTGTCAAAAGGCCGCAGTCCGATGCCAGTGAGGAGCCGTCTGGAAAGAAGGCCCCGTCCCAACTCACACCCAGCCCGGCCCGGGGACAGCCACTGTCTCCAGCCAGCACAAACCGCACGGTCCAGCGGAGCGATGGGGGCACGGAGGGTCCCCCGCAGAAGGCT GGCCAGGCCGCGGGGGGCTCCCTCAGCAGCAGCTGCGGCGTCTGTGGGCAGCACGTGCACCTCATGCAGCGCCACCTGGCGGACGGGAGGCTGTACCACCGCGGCTGCTTCAG GTGTAAGCAGTGCCCCAGCACGCTGTACTCGGGGgcctgcagggccacaggagaGCCCGGCGTCTTCGTCTGCTCCAGCCACCACCCCGAAACCACCTCTGCCAGCCCCACGTTGCCCAGCCCGGCCTCCAAGCGGCCTGGGGCCATGTCCGGGGACTCGGAGACCCCTGGAGGCCTGAGGAAGACGCGGGAGGTGAGCGGACAGAGAGACGCGGGGCCAAAGGCCAGGCCGCCCGGCTGGGACCCCACGGCAGGCAGCGCGTCTGCCAGAGGTTCCGCTCCAGCTTCAGCCGACCCGCCAGCCCCCGTTTCATCCCGAGTCCCCGTGAGGAGCCCAGCTGCGCCCAGGCTCATGGCGGGCCCCGCAGCGGGTGAAGCCGGAACTCATGTGACCAGCAGCTCCCTGACGGTATGGCCGTCGCCAGCAGGCAGACCCCGGCCCACCGGGACCCCGTGTGCCCCGGACCCTTGCCCAGCCACACCGCAAGGCTGGGCCACACCCCGAGTCACAGCCCCCCAGACCAAACTCAGTTCTAGGCCGGCATCTCCAGTGCCAGGAAGCACCCCGGCCTGGACCCCGTCATCCTCTAAGACCCAGCAGGCTCGGGAGCGGTTCTTCCAGACCCCCGGagctgcccccagccctggcccgCCCGCTGCAGATGCGCCCTCCATGGACGGCCGCAGGGAGCAGGCGCTGAGCTTCCTCCGCAAGGCCCTCCCAGAGCTCGGGGCGCCCAGCAG GGCCCCCACCGCCGCCACCCCTGCTCCCAGCTCCCGTCCCAGATCTGGGGGGCCCGGAGCCAGTCCGCCAGCCAGGGCACCACAGCCGGCGTCCCCACAGACCCTCAGCTCCCCTACGAGGACGGGGCCTCCCCCGGCCCCGGGTGTGGGCAGCGCCTCATGGCCATCCCAGGAGGCCAAGAAGGGCCCAGCTGCCTCCTCAGGGGCCGTCGGGGCCGGTGCTGGCTCCAGGCTGAAGCCAGAGGCCCCGCTGGCCAAGG GCCCGGGCGCCAGCCCCCAGGGTAGCCCGGAGGACCAGCCGGCAGGGTGGAGGGCCCGCCTGAAGCCCGTGGAGAAGAGCCCTGCAGACAG GGTCCCGGAGCCAAAGGAACCTCAGGTCCTGGGAGAGCCGAGGGCAGGTGATGCAGCTGGGAAGGCGTCCGGGAGCTCCAAGGGGGGCATCCGGATCACGCTGACCTCTGTGCGGGTGGACAGGACGCCGGGCACGGCCAACCCCGGGGCCAGCCTCCCAG GGGCAGCCGCGTCTGCGTCCGCATCCCCTCTCAGGAAGCTGGCCGTCCCAGCCAGCCTGGATGTTTCTGGCGACTGGCTGCAGCTTGAACCGTCGAGGAAGGAAGGCCCTGCCCGGagccagaaggaggaggagaaaggtcCTCCGCAAGGCAAACCAG GGAGGCCGCCAGGCCCCGCCGGTGTAGCCGCTCTGCCTGCCAAGTCGGCAACCTCCCCAGTCACG CTACACCCCGACTACATGCCGCCCGAGATCCAGCGGCAAGTGCAGGACATTGAGAGGCAGCTGGACGCCCTGGAGCTCCGGGGCGTGGAGCTGGAGAAGCGGCTGCGAGCGGCCGAGGGGG ATGACTCGGAGGATGCCCTCATGGTGGACTGGTTCCGGCTCGTCCACGAGAAGCAGCTGCTGTTGAGGCTGGAGTCGGAACTGATGTACAA GGCCAGGGACCAGCGCCTGGAGGAGCAGCAGCTGGACCTCGAGGGGGAGCTGCGCCAGCTGATGGCCAAGCCGG AGGGTCTGAAGTCCCCCCAGGACCGGCAGCGGGAGCAGGATCTGCTGGACCAGTACGTGGACACGGTCAACAACCGCAGCGACATCATTGACTTCCTGGATGAGGACCGGCTTAG
- the LOC132658592 gene encoding uncharacterized protein LOC132658592, producing MASPDPAPALALWSAGSHMGTRPWLWPQSCSPALLSPSGRLSRTPVGKGSGPNPRPTPCQPLQEPQAGPSWLGLLRWGSVCSGLGEACSRTASGGASWGQPRAWGPLPASPWLPLRPSPPALPALPRPLPGCLPWRLWPQTSSPRPALPSAPWPLLSPLSVLWCLCVLPSVPQPVCPSVPLSAPLPCGINPRCAGGTWKKGSASGILHPQPQPQSPPPRSCFQFQEINSVRSALQEFGRGTHSQEPPGRWRSAALLSCGRGGQGLCVPGHCARLGAGQGRARRPSEFIHSASVAAVNRCHRGPSLSEHRTEELSAAFVEHQLCADPRLMPAEPPAEGAMSSGSGRRHALDAGSSVGRGPEAGDREFGESRVWAGHGLWDWPGWSGPAREPGRQLGFGAEGGGLELEWKGGSAPSAGTHEPAQRGWPRVVGAPACPGF from the exons ATGGCCTCCCCCGACCCCGCGCCCGCGCTGGCTTTGTGGTCAGCAGGAAGCCACATGGGGACCAGGCCCTGGCTATGGCCTCAGAGCTGTAGCCCAGCCCTGTTGTCGCCTTCCGGCCGGCTCTCCAGAACACCTGTGGGAAAAGGCTCTGGTCCGAACCCCCGCCCGACCCCCTGTCAGCCGCTGCAGGAGCCCCAGGCTGGCCCCTCTTGGCTGGGCCTGCTCAGGTGGGGGTCAGTCTGCTCTGGCCTGGGGGAGGCCTGCAGCCGGACAGCAAGCGGGGGGGCATCCTGGGGCCAGCCCCGCGCGTGGGGACCCCTCCCTGCCTCGCCCTGGCTGCCTCTTCGCCCCAGCCCCCCAGCTCTGCCCGCCCTCCCCCGGCCTCTTCCGGGGTGTCTGCCTTGGCGTCTCTGGCCCCAGACCAGCTCCCCCCGCCCCGCACTCCCCTCTGCCCCGTGgcctctcctgtctcctctctcGGTGCTTTGGTGCCTGTGTGTCCTTCCGTCTGTGCCTCAGCCTGTCTGTCCGTCTGTCCCCCTCTCTGCTCCCCTTCCCTGTGGGATTAACCCCAGATGTGCTGGGGGCACCTGGAAAAAAGGCTCTGCTTCTGGCAttctccacccccagccccagccccagagccCACCCCCACGCAGCTGCTTTCAGTTCCAGGAAATAAACAGTGTGAGGTCAGCCCTCCAGGAATTTGGAAGGGGGACACACTCCCAAGAGCCCCCGGGGCGTTGGAGGTCAGCAGCCCTGCTCAGCTGTGGCCGTGGGGGGCAGGGGCTGTGCGTGCCCGGGCACTGTGCCAGGCTGGGCGCCGGCCAGGGCAGGGCACGCAGACCCAgtgagttcattcattcagccagcGTTGCAGCAGTGAACAGATGCCACAGGGGCCCCTCACTCAGCGAGCACCGCACAGAGGAGCTGTCAGCAGCGTTTGTGGAGCACCAGCTGTGTGCTGACCCCAG GTTGATGCCGGCCGAACCCCCTGCTGAGGGGGCCATGAGCTCAGGCTCCGGGAGAAGGCACGCTCTGGATGCAGGGAGCAGCGTGGGCCGAGGCCCggaggcaggagacagggagTTTGGAGAGAGCCGGGTCTGGGCGGGGCATGGTCTGTGGGACTGGCCGGGGTGGTCCGGCCCAGCCagggagcctgggaggcagcTTGGCTTTGGTGCTGAGGGTGGTGGCCTGGAACTTGAGTGGAAGGGCGGTTCTGCACCCTCTGCTGGCACACACGAGCCTGCTCAGCGGGGCTGGCCCCGAGTCGTGGGTGCCCCAGCTTGCCCTGGGTTCTGA